DNA from Hippoglossus hippoglossus isolate fHipHip1 chromosome 13, fHipHip1.pri, whole genome shotgun sequence:
TGTCTTACTTTGGGAAAAGAAACGACACTGCTAAAATGTTGTTGGGCATCTGTGCTTGAATTCTTTGTAAGTTACGGTTTCATAGAAATGTGTCGAGATCAGTTCCTCTTTCAAATGTATAAGTCATCTGAGTTGGGAGTGGGAAATAAGGCTGTTATGTACTTGACAGGACTTTCTCATGAAACCAATACAGAGAGTTCTCGTTATCAATAGCTTAAATGTCGATTTACATTTAACAAGCTATAATATCTATAAATTAGTACATGCAAGAGCAGCTACcaaacactgcagaaaaaatgtctgtttaCCTCTTGCACTTACAAACATAACTATGTAGGCGACAAAAATGTTGTATATTTGTCAGCCCCTAAAGAATAACTAAGTTTATTACAGCTAGTTGTTTATTATATACTGGAGTTAATGTATTGAAAAGTTATTTACTCTAAATGTATGTGCAGTTTTAGGGCACGTAGGTAACTGCCCTGTTGAAGTGTAATTGCTTTGCTACCTTTTAAACTGttcacatgttttatacttGCATGGTTTTATTATGGCTTAAAATATTTGCTGTACATCTTTTGTCCGCAGGTGACCGTGGAGGGGTTTGAACCGTTGCTTCAATTTGCCTACACATCAAAGCTGCTCTTCACCAAAGAAAACATTCACGCCATTCACAGCAGTGCTGAGTTTTTAGGCTTTCAAGACTTGGAGTCAGCGTGCTTTGATTTCCTCATCCCAAAGTTTTCTGAAGGCAGAAGGACCTCAGAGGAGGTCAGCCGGAGAGCCTGCTGTCGGAGCCGGGATCCCAGCACCAGTTTGGGCTCCAGTGTAGAGAGCAGCCAACCAAAATCATCTGCGCCGCAACGCTCGGTGCCTTCGGCAGGAGATGAACAAACAGACTTCCCATCCCAGTGTCCTCTGACCGCGCAGAGTCAGACGAATGACGGGGAAGAAAACTTCTGTCTGGAGAACTGCGGGCCACAAATGGCCCCCTTAACTCTTGACTTGACGGCAAATGGAGTGTGCCCCATGTTGTCTTTGCCTGCCCGGACTCCGACAAAGCAGATCCTCCGTCTCAGTTTTGTGAAAGAGACATTTTAGAGATAGGAGACGTGTGTAATCAAAGTGAGTTCAGTTTGGCAGACTGTGGCTTACCCTGTGAGCTGTCGACCCCCGGGGATGTGAATCCGCCGGAGCTCATTGAGCCAGCAGGCAGGGATGTTAAACAGACTGTCGAGACGCTTGGCGCTGAAACCAGCTGTAACCCCGGTTCGTGTCCAATCAACACATCAGGGGCAGAAAATTGCAGTGAGTTATTAGAGCAGAGTGCGGCTGGCCTCGAGCAGAGGGTGACAGGTGATCTCTCAGACCCGGCACTAGCTGCTTTAAGCCCCGAGGAGGGATTTGGGGAGAGGAGCAGTGTGGAGAGGGAGGTGGCTGAACATCTGGCAAAAGGATTTTGGTCTGACCTATGCCCGTCTCAAGGTCAACCCCTCCCCCTGGATCCCATGGACCAAAACAATTTAGCCAAAGCATCAGACTTTCATTGGCTTAAGCAGCTGGACTTTAACTCCAGTGCAGGAGACTGCCCTTTCCTCAGGGACCTAGGGACAGGTGATGACCTCGCTCCACGCACCGACACTTTGTCCCAGACAGAGGAGAGCCCGTGCATGTCCTCCTCAATCAACTCTGGGGACGACTCGGACCTGGACACAGATGGAGACACTGAGGCCAACAAGaaaagagctgcagaggtcgTTGGAATACGCAACTAGTCTTTTATTGTTGATAGTTATAGATATTTAGCTAAATTAATGTAGCTTAACCCTGTTCTCCACAGATTCAGCTCCCATTCCCAGTGGAGCAGATCTCAGCGCTGACCCGGAGTGCCTTCCAGCAGCTTCTGAGAAACTATCAGCTGACTCCAGATCAGCTGGAGTTTGTCCATGACGTCCGTCGACGAAGCAAAAACCGTGTGGCTGCACAGCGCTGCCGAAAGCGAAAAATAGACAGCGTTCAACATCTGGAATGTGAAATCAAACGACTAGTAAGCTACCTTCGATATGTCCTGTGTCTGCAACATATTACTGAACTCAGTGTCTCTCTATAGTCAGAAGTGATTTGTGACCTTTAttgacctctagtggtgaacCTTTCATTTTACAGAGTAGTTTTAAGTTATAATTCTTTTTGTGCAAAACAAAAGAAGTCGAGTAAGTGACTGCTACTTCCTTGTCACCCTCTCCACAGAAAAGTGagaaagagctgctgctgcaggagcaaaCCGAGCTGGAGCAGAACCTGGAGGAGATGCATCAGAGTCTGTGCGGGTTGTGTAAAAGTGTGGAGTCGGGTTCCGATCAGGACCACCTGCAGCTTCTTGCCAAGCTCTCCTCACCGGACTTCACCATCCCCTCCCCGAGTCACTTGGTCAAAGATGAGGAGTCCCACATCACTATCGAAATGGTAAGTTGTTCTGCGGAGTGCGACCCAGAGGCGACGCCTGCAGACTTGGTTCAAAGTACTTCACCAGAGGCTGGCGCTCACACTAAGGAGGCAGGTTCTCCACAGAGCGGCCCTGTTCCTGCATCTTTTCTCAACGCTTGTCTGGACATGAACAGCAGCTTGTAATTGGACTCAAATTCCTCTGTCGATTGTAATCATACAAGGCCACGGGCAGGAGGTGAACTTTCAGTATATACTGTTATCCTCTACTGGGAAACGACACACgttttctgtgtatttcacAGGAGAATTTTTTCGACATGCATAAATGTCACAGTTCCTTTGCTGTATTTCTAATATGCATTTCACACAAAACCCAGTGTTTATCATTTCAAAGGTGCAGACAATTTTCAGGTAGTTCCCAAGAGGTTGCAAATTAGCAGGACTAATTAATTAAGTTTCTCAGGGACACACATAACCTGACTGTGTTTTGATTGCTAAAATACTTCTCTTtgcacaacccccccccccccccccccccccccccccccccccccccccccctcctcacagcCCACACAGACTCACAGTGTTCGATGCTGAAATGTTTCTTGTATTCTCGTCTATCGTTATAAGTTTAAAAACATACTGTTTTATTCCACCGGTAAATATGCAAGCCTAACAGAACTTTTATTACAGTAACTATCAAGGAACAGTACCACTAACATAATATGTAACAGTTTAAAAGAATAGCTGTCAGCTTACTCCAGTGTTCGTGGAGTAGTTGCAGTGTGACTGAAAGTTTTGTAACAGACATTAATTATGTTATTTGATGCAAAATGTGCCTTATGCAGTAGTTTAGTATGAATAGAGAAAGGTCATCTTTGTTAGTTCTTGTCTCGAGGACTGTTGCACATTAACCCAGAGCTGCTTTCTCTTATGTCTACTTCTGTCTGCATGTCgagtatttttaaagaaatgcttTCACAGGTTacactttaaaataaacagcattTTGTTACCAGTCAGCGTTTTATTTCTGCTAATGATGTATATACCACTCAAACGAGGTGAAGTGCCACACGTTGGCCAGTAGATGTCAGTGCAACTCTACTCACCAGCTCCTTTTCACCCTTAATTGAGTGAATAGATTATTAACTGTTTTTCCTTTGGCTCTTTCTTGAGAAATATTCATGAAGATTAATTCTTTAAGTTGTTTAAACTTTGATTCATGACACAATCAACCAAActgaaaagatggaaaaaaataaaagtcatggAGGTTTGGACTGAGCTCTAAATGAGGAACAGGAAGCTGTTTCAGAATTACAATTATATTGTGTCATAGTAAGTATAACACTGTCTAATAGTCAAACTCACAGTTGCACATCGATTAGTCAGTTTTACTTTAGTTTTATAGATTAGGTTCACTGACATGGAACTAAAAATAGGGCTGAAATAATAGGAAAACTTAGATGAAGGTGATAAAAGACCTAAGACCCTGAAACTTTGCGGACAAGAACTTAGGAAAAAACCTGTTACCCAGCAGTGCAGGTGTAGCTGTAAGATGCAAAAACACTTTGTGCTCCAGACTCACAAATGTAAATCAGTGAGAACCTTATTGATTCTGGCTTTGATGCCATTTGAATAAACCTTTATGAGTAACCTGCTGATCATTGCTTCAGAAGCAGAGGATGTGACTAATGACTAATTTACGCATCTGCACATTCAGGTTCAGCGAGATGGAGATTGAGCACAAAGCCGCAGCTCTTCAGATCGTCATCAAACCACTATGTATAGTAACCATTAGCTGTCAGACAAGGAAAGAACAGTACCTGAGAAAGTGACTCACAGTTATTGTTCAAGAGATACCAGTTAGCGGTTTAGGTTGGACGTTCGTggtaaatgcaaaaaaaaatccacaatcATTTCTGATGTTCCTATCTGACAAAAGCTCGATATTTGCCTCTAACATGAGACGTATCAGGTTCTTCTCCAAAGACCTTGagctcatcatcctcatcaaatcaaataattctgtttaaagtgtttcttaAAGTTATTTTGGAGGCAAATGTTGCTGCTTATTCttgtaaacaacatgaaaaaaattTGAAGGAGCACCGTTCATTCATCAAATCTGCAAACCTTGTTCAAATATCCTCACAACATGGTGGCAATCACtgtctgattattattatttttacttatGATTATTTGCAGTGTTCTGCTGATGACTAAATCAAAACTGGGATGAATATTATTTAAGATTTAAAGTTGTATGGGGTTTAAAAAAGCTCTACCTAAGTGCTCCCTCTCGTTACAGAGTGGAGGTCAAACCAGTGTTTAACAAACAAGTTTAAAAGAGACAACCATTTCAGTGAAATATCCCTTCAAAGTTCAGGAAGCAATTTCATCAAGATGTTTTTATCAGTGGATATGAATTTCCTGTGCTGCTCTGTAGCAATGAAATATAAAGCAATCTGTTACCCTGAAGCAACTAATAAAACTCGTCTTTGAGAagttcacacgcacacaaagctGCGGCCCTTAACTCTACAAGTAGCGCTGCATCTAAAAGTCAAAGGGATTAGATGGAGATAATGCCCCGGACATCAGATATCATCTCTCCGAGCTGCCATGACACACATCTGCAAGAAAAGCCTCAAGTCGAAGTCTGTCGACACCTTCGAACACCGAACCGCTCTGAGGCGTCGCGAGTCGGACCTATGTCTGAACTTCACTCCCCACCCCcctaaaaaaaatgaaggaggCTGCCGGTGTTTGCATCTTTTATGCACAGTTCAGATTTTGGAGGCATTGTAGCTCAAAAAAGTAAGATTATCCTCTTCTGCAAGCTACACAGGACGAGCGACTTGAtttgaggaggaagcagctgtgCGGCATGGCAAGGTCAGAGGCCCATAATCCGCGGCCTCATTCATGCGAGATTAAAAACCTGCTCCGAGTTCTCATTAAGAACGCAGGGTTAGAAGATTAAAGACCAgcaaacaaaatgaaagcagTTTAAGCCCAATCCTGGAATTCATCAGAATACCAAAACCTTAAACTGTCATTACAACGTGAGATTAATGCAAAGCCCCCTTGAACTCTGTATCTATCTTGATATATCTTCTGTGTCAGAGcctatatttccttttttttctccaaaataTCTGGACCAAGATGTCTcaagcgtttttttttttagataaaacATTGTCAGTAAGAATTGGCTCAGATTACCGTCAATATAATTACCAGTCCTTTTTGATTCTTCTGTTATGTCCACACAATgcagggttttattttttataaagtgTCGATCTATGTCCCTTTCACCTACTTTTCCAGTGAGCTAGGTCATTATCCTCTCACAGACAGACTCTGCAATACTAAGGTAGCTAGGATTAGGAAACAGGAGGCgcgggggggggagaaaacaaGGATTAGAAACTAAAACATCTGGAAGTAGCTTGCTTGCAAAATTGCTaaatcagaaaatatatatgtgctaataaaatgctttttttcagCAGGGTTACACGGGGACGATTCTTTTTGGACCACAGTTGTTTTTTagttgtttgtgttgattttctttttcaaaggaCAAGATAGTGCACGTCCGATGGCGCCGTcttcaaggcccaacagtccccttaaattcaacacACTCGtatatatcagttccctaaatgtgcctgagttttttcatcaagatccatggattcttctctgggaaatcagtgtaCAAACATGTCTATAAACGCCCAATTTCACAAAGAAAGAATCAGATAGAAAACTCCTGGATCTTCCCTCTGATCTGGAGccgcaccaacattttattggGTTCCCCCTGATTCACACCccgtccttccaccaggtttcatggcATTTTGACCAGtagtttttttgcataatcGTGCAAGAACCCAAAAAATCTGTGGCACGATCTATTTGTCTTGACTCAGTTAACACCAGATTATAGCCTGACAGCTTTCAGATTCCTTCTCGTCTTCTGCACCTCATGTAAGATAAAGATGGCAGCGGCTGCAGCCATGTCCTTCACGCACTCCTCCTGCATGTGGAGCGATGAAGTGGGCATCGTGCTGGAGGTTCTTCAGCAGGGGTCAAAATCCTCGAGAAAGACACAATACTCATACAGTATAATCAATTCCAGCATAAGGTCCATGACCTTCTTGCAACACAGCATAAGTCTTATAAGCTGTTGAGCTACTGTAACTGATTACATGCTGCAGTCACTATGAACCTCATTTTGGGGGTAGTGCGGCGAGAGAGGGGCTGTATCCCATTGACAGGATTATATAAATGAGGAGCATAATACTGTAATCTCccagagaaatgagagaaaccagGGGGACATGTCGAACCGAGCCGCAGCTCGCACCCTGCTCTGCAACCGTCAGATTGTCAAACAGCTGGTTGTACAGTGACGGATTACATtcacacttgttttatttttttctatggTAACAGCCCCTCACTGTGTTGCATCTGTGGCACTATGGAGGGCGCAGGGTAATGTGCCTTTTCAGGACGTGATCCGGGAGAGAAGTGGTGCTGTGTCAGATTATGATTATTCAACCAGTCGTGgagaaaatgtctgtatttccTCAGAGTCGAGAGCCAAGTGGAGAAGCAAGAAAAGATGCAGAGCAAGcgtgtttgatttgaattcGCTGCTGTGAGAGTTGGACGCAGCTTTGAGTCTTTTCTTCAGCTGAGAAGTGCAGAAACAAAATCCCTTGAACAAAGTCACACACTGTGGCTTATTCCTGCATTTGATGTGTGCTGGTGTTCCCTGGTTGTAATGTAAAGGCTTTTCCCATGTTTGCctatattataattattcaatTATGGATTTAATTGGCCATAATTAACAGCTTGACCATGTTACATCTTCAGTTAGTGATTAACTTATGTTGAAttcatgttatttgtttttttaaatctagtCAACAGAAGATTGTATTATTAAATGTATATGAATGTATATAATTCGTGTGATAGGAGATGTCTGTCCTCTGCTCGGCTTGGATTCTTCTCTTCATTATAGAAATAGATATTGAATGAGGtataaacaaaatacaacattaaacTGTTCTCatgtcaaaatcaaacaaaactgGACTTttgactgaaagaaaaaagaacttCAACACAGCAGAGTTGTTTGATTTCCACTTGGAATCAAACCTTGTTGTTGAGATAACTCAAAAGTGTTATATTTGGACCAAATGACTCTCTCGTgtcattatattattttgtggTGGACAATCCCACTAAATTAACcagtttgaatttaaatctCATTCAAACTCCTGGGGGCTTTGTTTATACTGAAAGCAACAGTGAAATTAGATTCTATATAAATATTTGGCCGATCACATCCAGCTCAGCCCAGCTTAGCATCTAAAGCTGATGCATGAAATCATATTGTATCTCAAAAATAATCCACATAATAATCACAATCATCTTTTTCCATTTGCTAATTGCTCCATACGGGCAAACGTGATGTGGCATTGGACAAAGACGTGTGTTTAGATAATGATTGTGGTTCCTGGCTCAACTCTCCTCAGTCATAAGCAACAATCACATCCAACCTGAGATTCTGTCGCATCATCTTGAACGTGACGCAAATCCTATGATGCAGAAACAAAACGAGGTACATTTGATTTCATCTGCAGGATTTTCCACTATGTGTAAAATcaagtttatggttaaattgtaacgtataaatattttatcataagggtttgatacGATCTGAGGAATCGTTGCCAATTTTAAACAGCCAGCATATTTCATTTAAACAATAACAAGAAACCTGGGGTTGTGTGACACCTGTTACAAAAATAGGAAAACCACATTTTAGAAGGTTTAGTCTACAAAGATCTTCTCTGATATCTCGTGGATGAAATCGAAGGTTTTTGCGATCACGTGTCCGTTACAGTGAAGCCAGAGGTCGTGCGTGCAGAAAAAACAAGTGATCAAAACCGAAACAACCAGAAATAAAGGGGTTAAGGGTGTAATGTTGTCACACAACTTTTATCATTCTGAAACAATTCCAACATGACGAAAACGTATACATGCTTGTTCATGAACTTCATGatataaaaagcaaaaaaaaaacaaaagtataaGACATTAAGCAACTCGATGAAATTCAGAGGGAGCACTCATTCGTTTAACAAATCGGACACAACCGAGTAAATCAAAAGAGGCTTTGAAATACACgagtacacacaaacatggtaAGAAGTAGTGCTGTTATGTCTGTGCGCTATAAACCTACTGCAAACATAAAGATACCACTTACCACCACTTCCCCACAACATCATGGCAGgacaaggacattttttttccacacaaaacGACAGtgttacagtttgttttttttgttggtttttttttttgcgaaaAACAGAAAGGCCAAGATGGTCAAGTGTCATGATGTCAGCAGTCGACAACCATCCGTCGTCATAGAAAgggattcaaatgaaaaatcttCCAATCGGGGAACAAAATGTTCATGTGCTCTACATCAAAACTACTAAAAATACTAAATTCTGCGTTAAAAAGTTtttccgtattttttttttttgattgtaACAATGCagttcaacacattttttttgctgGCCCAGTGATTTACTGCAGTCCTCTGACGACAACAATGACAAACGCAGACGTGTAGAAAGGTTCATAACAGTCTCGGGCCGAATCCCCTCAGTGTGTTAATACTTGTTGTGCCATTCACACTGGCCCACACTCACCTCCTCAATGTCCAGGTTTTTCCTGGATTTGTAAATAAACTCTCCGATCGCTACAAAAACCGAGAGGACTAGTCCGGCGGCGAGCACGATAAAGATTCCTCCTATGTTTTCCACACCGAGGGCACTGGCCTCCTTGCTGTCCTCCTCCGGGCAGCCGTTGCCCCTCCACCACTTCTCCTTCATCATGTGCAGCTTCCCCTCCTCCTGAAGCTGCAGGATGGCGATGGTGACCTTGTCTCTGTACGGGGAGCCTGCAACACACCAGcgacattaaaacacattatttctgcCATTACAAGCCACCTGCACTTTGTTGTCGGGAGCATTTATTCATTATCGTAGTTAGTGTGTAATTTGCTGCTCGTGTCTCTTACCAATCGGGGTTCCCACCCCGTAGCCCTTTGAATCTATCAAGCCTCCGATCTGTGTGAGGTTGCAGTTGCGCTGGCTGATGTACTCGATGCTGGTGGACTCCATCAGGAGAGCGTAGTCCGTGGTGAGGACCCTCTGAATCCCCTCCCGGTTGTTTTTCACCAGGGCggtgtttttcctgctgctcaTGAACGCCCACATCTTCTCATAGGTGGAGATCTTGGATTTCTGTTGAATCAGAACCAGGATTTATGGGAGTTTAGAACAGAACAGATGATGTTGATGTTTCCTAATGTTTCAGAGAGTGAAATATCTGCTGACTGGAGCTATCATCTTGATGCATGGCAGGCGATGGGATGTGCAAATCTGCCAAGTTCATTCTATTCCACTGCATATTCAGATAAACTGGTGCTGcaagcaaaacaataaatcattgAAATCTTTATGAGAAAACTGCCCACgggttgtttttttataggCTGCATCTATGAGGACGTTTCTAAAATAACCTTTGaccttcctctttcttcctcgAACTCTATTGATACAGCAAATATGCTACTGTAATGACTGGTGGCTGAAGGGTGAAACTTGTCAGGCTAACTGAACTCAGACTTCCTCCTCTTACTGTTGTACCGGGACTTTCCCAGCTCActgcacagcagagagaaggtcACCTTAAAGAAGGTCATGGTGGAGCCGTCTCTCACGGCGCCGTACTCTATTTTGGTTTGCTTGGCCAAGTCGTCCGCGGAGTCGATCGGGGAGTCCATTCTCTCCACAGTGAGGAAGGCAGCCAGGTTGGCGGTGTAGGAGGAGATTATGATCAAAGTAAAGAACCACCAGATTCCACCCACTATCCTGGTGGAGAGGGCCTTGGGCATCAGCTCAGATCCTGTGAGACGACAACACCAGACACATTATGAATTctgcaaacacataaatcatGATAATAACGTCTCAGTTGAAGGTGGGAAggtaaaacaacagtaaaaacataatAGAGTTATTATTCCAGTAAGTCCTGTGCAGCCTACCCTGCTGCATCAGAGCTCCAACTCCAAACCAGACACTGTTTATTAGAGTGAAGTTGTTTTCCACCACGTCTGAGTCTGGGTTGCAGGGGTGGGGGTTGTACCACTCGTAGGGGGTGAACCTGAAGGAGAACAATCACAATTGATAGAATTAAACAAATAACCTATGATGATTAGACATTTTTAAGTCTGTGGCAACAGTTTATGATTGTGACCTACACATAACCTCTTTCCAACTCTTTTTAATGATATAATGCGAAATATCGGCTGGTACGAGCCTCTCTCAGACATTCAATATCAGCTTTAATCTTTgaagatatgaaaacttttaattCAAGGAAAAGGGAAGATTTAAAATTCAGGTTccatatatttggttgtatttgtgttttgttttcattgataaAGTTTATGATCAAATATCAAGCTTCGATTCCATTTCATCATCATAAAGACACCGGTAATCATATTCTTTTTAATGgatatattggccaatatatcTGTATCAGAAATTTTTGACAGCCTAATATTGATATCAACATTTTTCCTCAAAAAATCCATGGGGTCTTTTCATTTCTGACCCAAACCAGCGTGCAATGAATCTATTGATCcttgttgcagccaaatctgaTTGATGATTCATAACTGCACTGAAGAAAATACAATCTTTAACCAAAGTGAAATTCTGCTCATAGTTAATTAATGCTTCTCTGATTGGCACCAGCTATATTAAACACATTCTTTGTTAGCATGTGTGTTGAGCTTATTGTACATAGGAACTGAGTTTATCACCTCAGGAACCAGGGAACAACTTCAAAGTGTAGGAAATGATCATTTGCTGCTAAGTGGCATATTTAGTAAATCTTATTCGTGTGTTTTTTGGTAAAACATTGAACATTTGTGAGTCAAAAGCCGATTGTTTCactattttaactttttcttttacctgGCAATGACAAACAGCACACAGCTGACTCCCAGGCATGCCAGCAGCACATACATCCAGATATCAGGAGAGAGCGGGTTGAGGAAGGAGAACACTCCCGGGTTGGTGCCGTTGGGTTTGTGGTACAGGATGCTGATCCCCAGTGTCATGAAGGGTTTGGAGAAATCTATCACCTTCTCCCTCACATATGTGATGGTGAGAGGGGCCACGGCGAGGTCGGCCACCTGGCGCAGAACAGAATTCACACTCAGACGATGCCGCCACTCGCTCGAAATTACTTTTCCCCTCCCGGTGAAAGCGACCGGTTGCTACTCACGTGATCGATGAGTTCCCGCACCATGCCGTTCCACTCGCCCTTGTCGTTCTGAGCTCCGTATTTGCCGTCTGACACCAGCTTCACCTCGTAGGAGAAGCCCAGAATGTTGGAGAGCTCCTTGAGCAGGTCGAGGCAGTAGCCCTCAAAGCGGTCGTTCCCATACAGCGGCTTATCGGACTTCTTATACATGACGTAAGGGTTTTCCTGCAAAAAGAGAAAGTTCGTTCATTTCAACAAGACACGCCTGATTAAAATCCTGTCCGATAATGACTTTACTGACCAGAATAGTTGTGACAATGAGGGTTCTGTTGGCCATGGAGTCCGTCACATTTGTGGAGGAGTCCTTGTTGCTTTCTGTTAGATTAAGGCCTGTTTGGGAGTTCCACACACCAATCtgtacacaaacaataaaactgaatgaaCACAATGATCCTGTGAGTCTCAGTCAAATGATCAAGTTAAATAATGCAAAGAAGGGAACAAAAACAAGGAGAAGGAACAAACGTAGACTCgagagcaggggagagaaaacagggaggAAAGGCAAAACACAATATCTTCTCATGTCCAGTGAAGGAATGTTGAACATTTCTTCAAACCAGGGGCGACGTCACAGagaatttaatacatttgtaaatTGTGGCGTTATTCCTTTAGTCTGCCGGGGCAGCCAAAGTACAGACCTTTTTCCACACTTTATTCAGGCGGTTGCTGCCTGCGATTGTCTTGCAGAGATAATAAGAGAGAAAGCATTTTAATCACAGAGCCCCCGAACTTGAAAAGTGCAACAGAGATGGTGAACGTTTTGGCTTCGAGAGCAGCATCATCTTGATAATTAAAGGAACATTCATAATAACAGATACAAAGCAAAAAAGGACACAGAATTCCAAGATATCTCTATTTTTCTGtgaattgtattattttttacagACAATTATCTTTCTGCCACTCTGGAAACACACCAGCAGTGGCCTTGCTTGTCTGTTTTCTTCCTGTGCTCCGTTCAGCGCTACTTGAATGTTCAGACACTAAAGACGCGGGTCACAAAGTTCACCTTCTCCAAGCCGTCCTCCTTGAGGCTGATGACATCTAAATCGAACTCTTTCCGCAGGCCGTCCGTCTTGTTTATAATTATTTGTCCCGTCAAGCCGTTCCACTGTGCCTGTGGCGGGAGAGAGGGCAGATAACACAACCGATGAATCCCACACAGTCAAAGTCACACAGTCGCCTGGAGaaagtaaaattaaaacaattctaataaataaaagctgatgAGCCCTCTGTTAACGGTGATAAAAGCTAACTGCATCTTCATGGACATCCTCGGTGGAAATGGGAAGTGGCTGTGATAACAGCAGGGCCTCTGTCTGAGAGGAGAGCAGCGGGTGGGCAGCGGCGCTCAGGGATATTTGAACGCAGCTGATAATGAagtgagctgcagctgaataaGAGTCAGGTTAGATCTGTATTACATGACAGAGGACGCTGAGAGGGGAGATGGTGAAGCTTTGGATCAATAGTCTTCGTTCAGCCTGTGGGGAAACTGAGCGTGAAGCCAAAGGGGCCAATTTGCACAAAAGACAGAACGTAGATCCAAGACCTGAAAACTCATTTCACATCTAAACTGCAGTTTTTTCATGCACCTCAGAAGTAGGTGTAGTTCAGCCACATCTTCACGATTCTGCCTCCACATCACATTCAGAGGAGCCCTGATTAAATCCCGCGCTGATGAAAAGACTTCagcgctgtaaacaaaaactcGCTGCTGGTCCCTCATTAACATATGATCACTGGAAAACTGGGTTACTTTTGATGATCCATACAACTTGTTGTGAGCTGCTTATGTATTCTGCACAAACACGAGTATCGGCTGGTGGAGGAAAGCGGCTCTCACAAGAAACGTGTGGATTTCTGTGAGCGGCTGTAACAGTGACAAACGTAGGG
Protein-coding regions in this window:
- the LOC117772354 gene encoding glutamate receptor ionotropic, kainate 1 isoform X1 — encoded protein: MAKGKGLLFPLLYFMAEFWLTSQQVLRIGGIFETLENEPISVEELAFKFAVTNINRNRTLMPNTTLTYDIQRINLFDSFEASRRACDQLALGVGAVFGPSHSSSVSAVQSICNALEVPHIQTRWKHPSVDNRDSFYINLYPEYASISRSVLDIVQYYKWKTVTVVYEDATGLIRLQELIKAPSRYSIKIKIRQLPTGSKDARPLLKEMKKGKEFYVIFDCSYQTSADVLKQILSMGMMTEYYHFFFTTLDLFALDLEPYRYSGVNMTGFRLLNIDSPQVASVVERWAMERLQAPSKAETGMTEGMMTTEAALMFDAVYMVASASQRAAQLTVSSLQCHRHKPWRFGSRFMNMLKDAQWNGLTGQIIINKTDGLRKEFDLDVISLKEDGLEKTIAGSNRLNKVWKKIGVWNSQTGLNLTESNKDSSTNVTDSMANRTLIVTTILENPYVMYKKSDKPLYGNDRFEGYCLDLLKELSNILGFSYEVKLVSDGKYGAQNDKGEWNGMVRELIDHVADLAVAPLTITYVREKVIDFSKPFMTLGISILYHKPNGTNPGVFSFLNPLSPDIWMYVLLACLGVSCVLFVIARFTPYEWYNPHPCNPDSDVVENNFTLINSVWFGVGALMQQGSELMPKALSTRIVGGIWWFFTLIIISSYTANLAAFLTVERMDSPIDSADDLAKQTKIEYGAVRDGSTMTFFKKSKISTYEKMWAFMSSRKNTALVKNNREGIQRVLTTDYALLMESTSIEYISQRNCNLTQIGGLIDSKGYGVGTPIGSPYRDKVTIAILQLQEEGKLHMMKEKWWRGNGCPEEDSKEASALGVENIGGIFIVLAAGLVLSVFVAIGEFIYKSRKNLDIEEVSVGQCEWHNKY
- the LOC117772354 gene encoding glutamate receptor ionotropic, kainate 1 isoform X2; the encoded protein is MAKGKGLLFPLLYFMAEFWLTSQQVLRIGGIFETLENEPISVEELAFKFAVTNINRNRTLMPNTTLTYDIQRINLFDSFEASRRACDQLALGVGAVFGPSHSSSVSAVQSICNALEVPHIQTRWKHPSVDNRDSFYINLYPEYASISRSVLDIVQYYKWKTVTVVYEDATGLIRLQELIKAPSRYSIKIKIRQLPTGSKDARPLLKEMKKGKEFYVIFDCSYQTSADVLKQILSMGMMTEYYHFFFTTLDLFALDLEPYRYSGVNMTGFRLLNIDSPQVASVVERWAMERLQAPSKAETGMTEGMMTTEAALMFDAVYMVASASQRAAQLTVSSLQCHRHKPWRFGSRFMNMLKDAQWNGLTGQIIINKTDGLRKEFDLDVISLKEDGLEKIGVWNSQTGLNLTESNKDSSTNVTDSMANRTLIVTTILENPYVMYKKSDKPLYGNDRFEGYCLDLLKELSNILGFSYEVKLVSDGKYGAQNDKGEWNGMVRELIDHVADLAVAPLTITYVREKVIDFSKPFMTLGISILYHKPNGTNPGVFSFLNPLSPDIWMYVLLACLGVSCVLFVIARFTPYEWYNPHPCNPDSDVVENNFTLINSVWFGVGALMQQGSELMPKALSTRIVGGIWWFFTLIIISSYTANLAAFLTVERMDSPIDSADDLAKQTKIEYGAVRDGSTMTFFKKSKISTYEKMWAFMSSRKNTALVKNNREGIQRVLTTDYALLMESTSIEYISQRNCNLTQIGGLIDSKGYGVGTPIGSPYRDKVTIAILQLQEEGKLHMMKEKWWRGNGCPEEDSKEASALGVENIGGIFIVLAAGLVLSVFVAIGEFIYKSRKNLDIEEVSVGQCEWHNKY